A region of the Struthio camelus isolate bStrCam1 chromosome 11, bStrCam1.hap1, whole genome shotgun sequence genome:
ACTCTTCGGAGAAGAGACTcactttgtgtttcattttcagccCATCAAACCCAGGGCCAAAGTCAGGAGAGGAGCCTGCAAGGGCACCTGGCAGAGGATTTTCTCTGACTCAAGCCCTCAGGAAAGACTTCAGGAGATGGCAGCTAGAAAATATGACTCTTCCAAGAACCCGAGCAGATGTGCATAAGGTTATTCAAAGGAGAGGTGCACTTGGCCTTAAATATTCCTGGGCGTGCAGTGTGTGCTGTATGCAAAAGAAATCACATAAACAAACCACAGAGTTCATATCGCTTGGTACGGCAAGAGCTAATTCGGAAATTACTGTACAAAGGGCTACATACTGTGGGTTAAGCCCATCCTTTGGAtgatattttctaaaaaattacCTAAAACCTTTCCCAATTGAAGTGAAACTGCCATTTATAGGTTCACTTACAGTAGTGAACCTTATCGATTCAACGAGTAAGAGTTGGGATATAGGCACCAGAAATTCAAAATtaccaaaagcaaaaccaaacaagccTGTGTACGTTCAGTAAAACTGaaccataaaacacaaaaaaatagtGTAAGAGCAAGTGAGAAGTGATAtagtaatataataatatatagtTATATGTGATATGGgaattatatatctatataactatatatacatatgatGTACGCTATGCTATATAAATACTTATCATATAAGTAAATAATACAATGCATAATATATAATGATACGATCATTTCTGTGCTGAGCATCCAAGGCGCTGACaccaaggaaaagggagaggcGCCCAGCCCGCCCCGCTTGGGCACGGGACACGAGgtccggcggcgggcagcggtcCTGGCTCGGGGGCCGCGGTGGGAAGAGGAGCCGTGCCTGCAAACGCTTTGAACCTTTTCACAACCCAAGGGCCAGAGAGACGCCGGGATGGGATCACAGCCCCGTATTATCAATACAAAAGCTGGGCAGCGTTGAACCGAACGCCTGTCTAAGACACAGCGCAGCGAGCGCGGCAGTGAGGGAGAGACATTGTTAAACATGAATGGGAGCCGGGGTATTTATCTCTGTTGCAAGGTATTCAAATGAATTTTTCAAAACTGAGAGCTCGAAGCGATTACATTAGAAGATGTATAATTTGGCTGGACTGACCTCGGAATGGAATAAAAAGCTGCTTATTTCCATAATGTTGGCCTCCAACGTTTGCAAAGGTCGGAGAACGAACAGCGATACACAAAACAGTTCGGGAATAGTTAAGCTGAGGGAGACCCTGTGACTTGCAATTATGCATCCATTTGCATATGCAGATATTTTGAGGGAGGAAGAATAGTTCTTGAAAGGTTTTGGGCTTTCCACACCGGAGCCTCCTGGCACTGGCGAGCGAGGGGGAGCAGGCAGTGGGCTGGCGCCCGTCCCAAAAACCAGCCGGGTCTTTGCAAGGATTTTGGAAAAGGCAAAgccttttttccttgttttgcggTTAAACCCAGTTATCTCTTCGTTATTTTTAAaaccacagaggggaaaaaagaaaaagagtcatTATCTAATCCTGAAAACATCACTTGTCTTTGCTGGGCTCTCAGAGAAGAAAGGCTGCCATTAGCTGCAAGACAGAGATGCGCCCTCGCAGAAAGGAAGACGCGCTAATTAGAGACGTGACCTGTGCTTACACATCGCCGTGCAAATCTGAGACAAAAAAAGTGCTGAGTTACAGTGACCTCCCAAGGAGAAAACAAGACTGGCAACGTTTTCGGTGAAGCCAATCTTCCGACTAGTTGCACATCATTGCTGATAATGCTTTAATTATTATCTCCACTTAAAATACGCCTTATTCCTACAGTCTGACGTGTCTCAGCGCCGCAAAACTTTCTCCGGGTTGGAAATTATCTATTTTTTTAGTTCTATACACAGTATTACTCATAAGCAAGCCAAATCCTTCCCAATTATATATCATGATGTTTCCCTAGTGTTGCTCTAAAGCGAGGCCCTTCACTTAAAAACGGCATGGTTTATAACAAATTGTCTGTTATACCAGACAGAAAGTGATTTCCTCAAACCGAGCATATTAAAGTGAGTACATTCATTCTGGTTGTAACACACAAAATGTGATTATAACAGACACTTTGGGGCTTTTTAAGGCTAGCCGAGAAGAGGAGGATAagctggagggaaagaaagaattgACAAGTAGAGAAATGACAGGGAAAGAGGAACAGCCACGCTGATTTCATTCCTCACAAAACAAAAATCGCGGTATGTTGTAGAAATGTGCTTTAGTTAACACCGCAAGATAGCCAGAGCAAAAGCTGCCTGAAACGAAAATTGCTCTATTGTGCTTAGAAAACCATTTCCTAGGGTGAGGAGGACACTTTCCAGGTAGTGAAAAGCACATCACAAGCCACCGGGGCCTTATCCTGCAACTGTTGCTCACTCGAATAATCCCCATCGCTATGAGAAGCCCCAACGAAATCAGTGTGAGCAAGGATTATTCAAGAGTGCACCGCGGCCGGGGGATTAGACCCGGATTATCACTAAACCCCGTAATTCCTAATCCCATTGCCGGCGGCCGCAATCCCGGCACAGGGCGAGACCCCGGACAGCGCAGCCCCCCAGCactgcccggcgcggcgcggggctgcaccACCGCGGGGATTTCGGGACCTGCACGCAGCCCCGCGGGAGGCCACGCTGGTGCCCTGCTCCCACCCGGAAGCTCGGTCCCAAACACTGCCCGGCGGCCCTGACGTCCTCCATGTCCAACCTTCTCCCTCGAGCCGATTGTAAACCAGGACGAAAGCAAGGCTGTAACTCGTTTACAACTCTAAAACGCCCAGTTTGCCAGCGTAATGGCAATGCTGCTGCGTCTCCTACCTTGTGCTGTCACAACAGGGTTGGAGCCGTCCGGTACCGCCTCGAGTAAGACCACAGAAAGCCGGTCGTGAACATCAGTTTTCATTCCACGTTGGACTATCCGACGTCTCAAACGTCTGCTGGCCGCTGCGACCCTCCCGGCAGGGTGCACCACGCTCCGGCACCGCTTCCCGGAGCAGGGCACGCCAGGAGAGAAATCCGAGGTGAAACTATCCTCAGAAACACGGCCGCAGCCGTGGCGCACCCGTCGTTTTCTTCTAAAAACGCAAAGTCGAAATCTAGGCGTGCAACGGTTACACGCGGTGGCGACTCTGCCTGCACACGGCATCCCCCGGATCCTAAAACCTTCCCCGAGCGGACTGGTTTCCACGCCACGCCAAGGCAACGGGCATTTTTAGCCAGGAACTGCTTAATGGCTCCTATTAATTTCGGTCTTTAATCTCCCAGTAGGACTTCCAGGAATCTACATGCAAAACCTGACAACGAGCTCTTCTGGTTTCAAAGCTGACTTCTCCTCTGgctcagcaggaggaaaaacaaccactcagcagcagcaaaaagatcTGCCCAGCAATGCCCTTCCAGCGCTAACGTGTCCCACTCGCCCTCCTGCAGAACAAGTCGAAAATACTCAACGGGGCCGAACCCCGCGCTGTCAGCCGCGCTCAGCAGAGGCGCTCGCAAACGCTTCATGCCATCGCTGCCCGCAGCCAAAAACGTCCTACAGCGCCAGGaccggcagccccgcgcggccctgccgccgAACCGCCCAAAATGAGGCAGCCTCCGAAATCATGCCGCAAAAGTCCCCCCTCCTCGCCTCCCCAAACGCTCTCGTGGCCCCGCTCGCTGGCAGGAGCGCCGCCGGCAGCAAGAGCCGGGCCCGCGCGCGGAAGGAGAAGCTTCCCGAGGATCGTCTCTCCACCTTCTCTGCATCTTCCCAATCAAACTCAGATCCCCGCCAACGCTGCTGCTTCATCCTGCCTGGATCGGCGGCGAAAGGCGGGGAGCGAGCGCGGATCCAGTTGCACCCGgcacggccccgcgccgccggcgcggAGACCCGCCACCGCTCGTGAGGCTGCCGCGGCGCGCGCGGAGATGTCTCCTGAAGAGCCGCTCTCTCCACAAACAACTCCTCCTCGGGGACTTTTATTTCAAGGTTCCTGACTGGTAAAGTAAATGAGCCTCACGTTAAAGACCAGCTACATATCAAGCCAAGGCAAACGCCCCGTCCGCGAGGACAGCGCTTTCAGAGGTTTTCAGAGGCAATCACTTACTTCCAGGCACAAACATCGTATGCTAACTGACACCCAAAGCTCCATGTTTACCTCCGTATTTTATCCTTTATCCACCGACGCTTTGCCTTCCCATCAGTGCAATAAGGAAAAGTCACTTTGAGGAGGAGCATTAGCAATATCTCCCTGACGCTGACATCCATCAGATTTAAGTCTCCTCAGGGAAACGATGGAGGCCTCATCACTCGAGATCCATCAAACTAGCCCAGACCAGGTCCCAGCGAACGCACTGCAGGGAACAATTCTGCGCTGCATGGGAAAGGTAATCGCTTTTCCCCTTTCTGGCGACTCTGAAAGCTCTGTGGTTGGGTAGGAATTATGTTTATTAAATCACCTTCACCTGGAGGTGTATCAATAACATACTCGATAAACACACGATTACCGGGAAGTCACTACTAATGAAGCGCCGCACCGCCATGGAGAGGCAGCGACGACGTTCCCCAGCAGAAGCACGACGGCGCTGGCAACGGGATTTGCGGGAAGCTCCTCGGAGGCGCAGGCCGATCCCAGGGAGGAGCGCCAGGCGGGAGCGCGGGCAGGAGGACACGCGCCCTCCCACGCACGTGCCCACTCGGAGCAGCCGGCAACAGCTGGCGACTCGGGGCCAGAAAGCCGGGATCTGAGATGGTGGCTACGTGGGAGCAAGCCTGATCCGTGTTTCTGGTGGACAGTCTTCGTGTCACCGGCTCTGCCAGGCCGGGGTGTTACCCCGACCGCGAGGGGCTGCCGAGGCTCCCCGTGCTGACGGGGGCACCAGGAAGCCTGCCTGATCCTTGAGGGCCACCTGGATTTGTAAGTTTTTCCTGAAACCAGTCGAATCCCAAACACCAGCCTGATAACTTCCCTTTTAACgcttggaaaaagaataaaaaaaaaaaaacaaaacaacaaaaaaaaaacccttccccaaAACAAACTTCCAAGCCGCTTCCCTTTGggatttctcctctccttgcccTGACGCTGCCCTTTTGTACAAAAACATCTCCAGGGACTAAGCAAACCAGCCCAGCTAAACCATACGCAGGACCCCCCCGTCACAGCAAGAGCGCGGCAATCGGAGGGGCCGCGTCTCCAGCCGGGATGCTCCCGCCCGGAGCGCCGTCCCTGCCCCGGGCTCCGCGGCTCCGTccgcgccctgccccggcctTCGCTCCGGTCCCCCCCAGCAGCGGGACAGACGGGACTTGGCTGCTGCGGGGACTGCTGGTAGGATTTTCCACCCCTGCGGGCACCGGGCTCTGACTGCTCGCTGGCTGAACACACCTCGCTCCAAACTTCGTCCCTAAATGTGCAGAGGCGGCGAcgctgccagcactgcagctgcaagCATCTCCTTGGAGGGGACAaattagcaaacaaacaaaagagacggccctggcagagaggTATCCTTGGGGCTGGAGTCCTGCCGCGCGCGCAGGAACGGCTCCAAAACCCAATGATGTCAGTGGAAAATCTCCCAGCTATCTAATGGGTTTTGGATGGGGCCCTCTGAGACCACCCACTATCTGGAGAGCTGCTGGTCCTCTTAGCAGAACGGGAAAGCTTTTAACTGCCCCTCCCGCGCGCTCGCTGCGCTGCTGAGAGAGCGGATTTTAAGCTGACGCTCCAGGGAGGCAAAACATGGCACTTGCTACCACAGGCAAGTTTCTCTCACCAGGCCATGGCTCAGGGCCTTACCTCACATCCTAGCTGCAAGAAGCGGCAAGGAGAAGGGGCAAACTGGAGGCACAGGGAAAGGCGACGCCATTCGCCTCTGCGCATGTCCTGGCCCCCGGGCAGAGAAAGATACACCAAGCAGTGGGGTTGTATTTGGAGACTGACGCCCAGCCAGAGCCCCCGGCTTCACTGCTGCACCAGGGAGAACCGTGCACCGAAATGCATTCTGCCTGCAACTGTCTGTTAACTTTATCAGATGAGCTATGATGTTTCCGATgatctttccttcttccccagaacCGCAGACCTCCAGCTGCCTGTGCACACTTCTAGTTAATGCCAACGTGTGATGGATTTTATGACTGAATTTTGTCTGTAGCACTGTAGCACTGAGGCTGACAGTGGTGCTCCATGGTGTGGTGCTTGGAGACAGCAATGGCAGTGCCCTTAAAAAGGCATCAGCCAAAACCCCTCCTGAGACCCCCTCTCCAAACAGTACAGTTCTCCAGGCCATAAAGGCAGGAATTACTCACAGACCACTGCCCCCGGCATACTAAAAGCTTTCACTCACACACAACCTTGAGATGTGTGATCCGAGGAGTAGGACGCCCTGAACCCCACAGGTCACTCAGTAAAGTGCACCGGCAACTCTGAGCATCGGTGGGAATGCCCCAATAAATGAATGATGGATGGTGTTTCCACCTCCAGCCTGCCTGGGGTGGGAGCGCGAGGAACAAATGGCTTTGTTCGTCGTTCTTCTGCCATAGTTGACGAGAGACAGCCTTGACCCAACCTGTCCAGATCCAGATGCCGATGCAGAATCCCTGCCTCTCCGCATCTTAATGGCACTTGGGATCACGAGGAGATCCTACTCAGGTCTAGGGCTGGATTCATTTGAGTAGACTATACAAGTTCTTACATCCAGGTCAACTCCATTCAGTTATTGCTAAGAAACTCTATTACAGTTTCTCTACCAACACCAGAAGTTAAATCGAGCTTTAATTCTCTGGACCAGTGCTCTATTACTTCGGCTGTACCCTCCTAAATGCATGGAGGCTCTCACCCCCCACAGCTACAGGCAGCTACATTTGGTGTTGGCTCTGTGCTTGTGCACTGATGCAGAAGTTGCCTCCGCACAGCACCTAAGTGGGTAACCTTGAAAATGCAAAGCCGTAAGATGACAAGTCTGGAAGTGCCAGGGCAGGAGAGACTTGAGACGCAGCctgtgcagaggaagaaaaagtgccCACGCTCTGTCACGAAGATCCAGACAACCACCTCCTGATCATCTGGTACTTAAAAGGTGCACCTCTAAACTACCAACATGTTTTACCTGGGAGCCCTTCAAAACTGAAGTGTCCTAGCCGTATGCAGACACCATTAAGTGACCTCTCAGGAGCTAATTctctagtctcagggaagcctaaAATATTATAGTTCAATGAGTGCTTTGCCTGTACAAAtactgcaggatcaggcccaccAGCATCAGCTGTTTCCAACAGCCCTGCAGACATTCGCAGAGGGCTGGGCTCCGCTCTCCATAGCGTAAGTACAAATCTGAAGCAGCTCCATTCTCTTCAATGGCATCGTTTTGCATTTACACCAGTACACTGAACACAAAACAGAGCACACCATAAATATTTTAGCTGCTTTTTCAGCTTTGTTATTCTGTTCAAAGCAGGAAACATGACAAACCTTTGATTGTTTTGCTTAATACCAAACAATAATTCAAAGAGAGACAAACAAGCAACATTAAATGATGCCTGTGATATTCAGGAAGAGCTGATGAATTAGAAGAACCTGATGAGAACAGCATGGATCAGAGCTGCACCTTCCCCTCCCGCCTGCGGATGCCGCACATCCCCTCCGCGCTGGTCAGCAGCACTCATCGCGCTGCAAGGCAAGGAGCAACCCTGGCCAGGCTGGATGCGTGGTCAGTCGTGCTAGGGCATCTTATATTTTCTATATTCGCAGCGTGACCTGCTGCCTCCAGAGCGGCAGCCaccaaagttaaaaatatttttaaaaaactcctGTGAATGTAACGATTGTCCAGGCTGCTCTTCCCTTGAGAGTCACCACACTCAAAAGCCACTTACAAAGCAAACAAGTCCAGTCTCCTAGGAGCAGAGACGCAGCCTGGCCTGGCATCGCTCGCCTGGGCACTTCTGCTGATTTCTGCAGTGTCTGGTGGGTAAAACTGCCACCCACAAGCAAGTGTCAGGACTGCCCCGGAATTTGAAAGAAATGATTAATTTCTGTGCCCATTTCTGCCACCAGAAAGCTGGACGTGGACATACGTGCACCCACGCCTCTGGCTTTGCAGCCCTTCCTCTCCGCACATAATCCATCACACTCTCAGCACGGGGTATCTGAGCCCCTTACAGGCGACGCACCGACAACATCCTGCTTGGGCGTTCAACAAGTTATTTGTGCAGCGCTTAAAGCCTGGATGAAACGACGACACCGCCAAACACGTACGCTACGGTTCTGTGCAAACACGAGGCTGCACGGCGCGTGCATTCATTATTGATGCCCCATGTAAGCAGATGCTGCAAGGCctggaggctgcagcctcagccccggccccagcccggccgccctcccgcaCGCGGTTGCGCACGACTCCCCCGGGCGAGCGTGGAGGGCCTGGcgtgccccggggctgcctccgtcCGCACTCACCTCCGGCAGCGGCATCCCGTTGATGATGAGGTCGGGctgctgggggctctgccccgtgAAGGTGTGGTGGTAGATGTGGTTGGAGCCAGCGTTCCTGCTGTTCTGGTTCTCCACGTTGAGGAAGGTGCTCTCCGACCGACGGCAGCCCAGCGGCAGCGTCTGCTGATGATAGTCAAAGTAGTTGAGGGATGACGTGAGAGAGGAGCAGCTCACAACGTTCATTTTATCCGTCTCTTCCACGTCCCGCGGTACCAGGCGGATATCgttcttgctgatttttttcttcttgcttgatTTCTTTTGATGCCCATAGGAGTACTCTGCAATTCTGGGGGACAGAAGCAAAATGAATAGCTAAAATCATCCCAAACTCTGCCTTGCTAAATAAACACTAAGAAACCCAGAGGGCTTGGGCCCATCTCCATGTAGGCTTCTTAGTCATGCACATTACGTCATGTATTGGGTCTTGTGGCACTATATGGTCTTCACCTTATTATCACATGTATAATGTTTTTAGGTTAGATATGTAAAATAAAGGGAAGGGAAAACGCCTCTGTGTTTTGCTAGCGTTTTTAACTGCTTATATGTAGTTACTAGGAATAAAgtccagcctgcagaagagaaaaatggagaTGTTAAAATCCATGAACTGAAAAGGGTACCTGAATTCATTTCCATATGTAATAAggattttaaaagtgatttaatttGGTTCCCGTaatgaaaattcaaaatgaatagCAGATTTTTTCCCAGTTCATTTTCCATAGCAGTAAATAAAGCAAACCCAGAAGCAGTCCTAGCTGGCAAGCTCTGTTCTATCACACTCCAAAGGCTGCTTGTTTATTAATGTTTTATCCAAATTGCTAGTATTTTGACTATCTCCTGATAACACCTGATAACTTGAAATCTTTTCTCTAACCATTTCCTGTTCCTCACTcccccactacacacacacatcctTCTGCTGGGAAATGCTTTTGCCTTCTACAGAACAACTGTGTTTTGCAAAGAGAAATGATCCTTTTTGACCCTTTTTTTACTGCAAGcttatttttctctgcctttctttccctctttgcttcccacCTGCCAAAAGAATCAACTGATTAAGTGCCTTGTTTGCCTTCTACAAAACACTGGAGGAAGAAAGTTACCATAAAACACTACcccagaaaataataaaaaatacgaCTGCACCTTGCATTAACTCTGTATGCTCTGCTCAAAGTGACTGTGGCTCATTTTTCCACAGGGGCCAACAGAACCATAACGAAGGCCCCACAGATGAATATGTGCATGCACAGCGCGAGGCATCCCAGCATTTCCCAGGGAAACACATTAAATTGTACCACAGTCAGAAATATACATGCGAAAGTCGCGAGTCTGTTCCTCTTCTTATTATGATAGCAgcatttaaaaaggggaaaaatccaATAACTGCAACAGAAATAATAGGATGAATAAATAATACAGTTTATCTCGAAAAGCAAATATTGGACAAATATTCTTGTTCCAAAAAGCTAATTGCCTGAGCATGAAAATGCCACCCAGTTGAACAGCTCTCTCATATAACCTTATGTGCCTCATAAATTAACACATTTTATGAAGACTCTCCAGCAGATGTTGTTAAGaacctttaaaataaagaaatggcAAGTctaaatgcacacacacaacgCAGGGAGGGGGTGCCCGATGATCACAAACACCGCTCAGCCTCTCTATTACTTCTTTACCTCTGCAGCTGACTTCTGCTGATCAGATTCACGCTGATAACAGACCGTGCATTCCCCTGAGTGTGTAAATAAATCAGAGGAACGCAGGGATTTCTGTTGTGCCAACAATCTTTATGCTGCTGACTGGTCTAACAATGCTTGATGAAGCTTTAATTGTTTTGTTTACCTAAATGTTTAAGTTTGGCAATGCGAGATCCCAATTATTTCCTGCAGGCATTCattttgctgtcctttctctatTGACCAATTATTTAATTAAACTGCACTTCATTAATCCCTAAGCCATCACACTAAACCTAGCGCTTATACATATGTGTGAAGCTGTTAGGGGCATCACCACGATTTGATTTTTATACATTCAGATCCTATTCTCGTTTAATGGGCCGAGCTGGCAAGAAATCCAGTATATTAGCTTTCACTTAAAGCTAGACATCCCATAATACAGCACATAGCAGGCTTTATTTGCAGATGATTTTTCCCCATCAAGCAAAAAGGCTTATAAACGCACTTTATGTTGTGAAAATGGGGTGTAAAGACTGAACTCTCCGTCATTATTTCTGtgtaaataaaactttaaagacTGCACATCCTCCCGCACTACAGATTTGCCACAGGCGATCATACGTTTCAAAGGTAGAGCAAAATTAATTTCCATTCCTCCCATCTGAAATGACTCAGTGCTGAAGGAATGGAGAAGTCATGGCTATTTCACTAGTAACAGGATTAAACCATTTATGAGGCATTGCAGCTGCTCTTTTATGGCATCTGATTGATATTCATGTGTGGTTAGCGTTTGTCTACTAACTTGTGTAACACAGAGAATAGTAAAAGAGAGACAATAATCGCAGGGCTGTTACATATTCAGGGGACTCCGTTTCACATATTAGCCTTTCATAGCCGCTCGGGCTTCAGACGCAGCAGTGACCTACCTACCCTCCCGCATTTCGGACCCGGCATCGCACCTTCATCTAGGGCAGCAGAACGCCGCGCTGTAAAAACAACCGCTAAAACCACCGCCAAGAGCCAGCCCGGCCGTAACGATCGCAGGAGCGCTGGACACACGGgggaaaagggaattttttttttttttcccttcactcttCACTCGGGCCCCCTTGTCATTTGTCACCGGGGGCCGCATCCGCGCCGCCGGGGCACAATAGGTCTtttgagaggagagaaaaggctgagggacaCGGCGGCGCTCGGCGACTCCTCGCCGAGCCctggctgccggcgcggcgcgtcctcccacggccccgccggcgcccggggcAGCCCCACGCGGGAGCGCGCCGGCCCCTGCGCGCAGGCagcgcccgctccgcgccccgcgccccgcgcccgcccgcccggcggctctcacctgccgccccgggcagcacggctgggcccccccccacccccctttcccAGAGAGATGATCCGCGCGGGTGAATCTGGGgaattatttctgtaaatacttTCCCGAGTAAGGGGAAAGGCAAGCAGCCATGCCGGCATAAAAACCTGTTCGCACTGCTCCTGCCACCGAGCAGATAAAAATAACGTATGCTGCAACAGATTGTCGAATCCCAGAATGAAGCTTATTTAttattcaaggttttttttttcttcttcatcttcttctcctagataacaattttttaaagcttctaaGGAAATTTGCCGTGACCCTCACTTTTGTTCCTAAAGCAAATTTAacgccccttctccccccaccccggtaCATGACAGCAAATGGAAAAGTAACTGGGATTGCAAAAATCAAAGCACACACTGCCGAGTATATAGAAATAAGGATGTCTTTACCTGCAGTTATAGGTCCTGATTTCCTTGTTATCCCTTTTGCACTTTACTGCCACGAAGATCATGGTGACAAAAAGAATGGCCGCAATAGACCCCAGGGCGATAATGAAAATCAGAGACAAGTTAACAGAtcctatggattcctgggcatcCAAAGCTGGAGAGAGGTATATCAAAATCAAGGCAGAAGCTGAGAGAGATGTTTTTCCATGGTCATGAGCCACCACAATCAGCTCATACGCTGTCTTTGCATTCTCCCCAAAGGCTCTGGTGGTCCTTATCTCTCCATTGACCTGGTCTATCTCAAAAAATCCTCTGTCTCCTTCGACCATTTCATAGGAAAGTCTGCCATTTTCACCCTCGTCGTAGTCATCCGCCTTGACCACTGTCACTAAGTAGCCGACCCCCGCATTCCTGGGGATGTACACTTCAGCAGTCCCGTTGACCAGCGGAGGGGCTGTGATCACAGGAGTGTTGTCATTGACATCCAGGACGATCACCCTGACGGTGGCATTGCTCTGCAGCGAGGGGTTACCCCCATCCTTTGCCAAGACCTTGAACTCAAAGGCCTTCGTCTGTTCATGATTGAAGGACCTCAAAGCATAGATATCCCCAGAATTGGGGTTGATGGAGACATAGGTGAAGACGGGCATGTCCCTGACTTGGGAGGGCACGATCTGATAGGAGACACTGCCGTTGAGACCCAGGTCGGGGTCCCTCGCTGAGACAGAGAGGAGGTAGGCCCCTGGGGTGTTGTTCTCCTGCACAATGACCTGGTAATAGGGCTTGGAGAAGTGGGGATGGTTGTCATTCTCATCAGTGATCTTGACAGTGAAGGACTTGGTGGCCTGCAGGGAGGGGACGCCATTGTCCCTGGCCTGGATGGTGAGATTGTACTGGTCCCTCTGCTCCCGGTCCAGACGCCCATCCACAAGGATGGTGGAGAAGCTCTCGTACTCCTGCAGCCGGAAAGGCACGTTACCCAGGAGCTTGCACTGCACCCGGCCGTTGGCCCCGGAGTCGCGGTCTGAGACACGCACCAGGGCAATGACGTACCCCGGTGGGGCATTCTCGCTCACCTCCACCAGCTCGCTGTTGACGGAGAGCAGGTTAATGAGAGGAGGGTTGTCGTTGGCATCCTGGATGCTGACAGTCACTTTGCAATGGGCAGGGATGGAGTTAGGCCCCAAGTCCTTGGCCTGCACGTCCAGCTCATAGACGTGACCTTCCTCATAGTCGATGGCACCACTAACTGTGATGAGGCCACTCTGGGGGTCAATCTGGAAAAGCTCCCGGGCCCTCTCAGAGACGTAGCTGTGGAAGGAGTAGAGCACCTGCCCATTGGTGCCCTCATCCGGGTCAGAGGCATTGAGGCGGATAACAGGCGTGCCTGGTGGGGAATTTTCAGGCACGCTGACAGTGTAGGCCGGCTCCTCGAAGAGCGGGTTGTTGTCGTTGGAGTCAATCACACGGATGCTGAGCTCCACCGTACCAAAGTTGGGTGGGTCGCCGCCGTCCAGT
Encoded here:
- the PCDH19 gene encoding protocadherin-19; this translates as MGALPALLGAALLWAGAGALINLKYSVEEEQRAGTVIANVAKDARDAGFVLDSRQPTAFRVVSNSAPHLVDISPGSGLLVTKQKIDRDLLCRQSPKCVISLEVMSSSMEICVIKLEIKDLNDNAPSFPTDQIELEISETASPGTRVPLESAYDPDSGSFGVQSYEITPNDLFGLETKTRGDGSRFAELVVEKSLDRETQSHYSYVITALDGGDPPNFGTVELSIRVIDSNDNNPLFEEPAYTVSVPENSPPGTPVIRLNASDPDEGTNGQVLYSFHSYVSERARELFQIDPQSGLITVSGAIDYEEGHVYELDVQAKDLGPNSIPAHCKVTVSIQDANDNPPLINLLSVNSELVEVSENAPPGYVIALVRVSDRDSGANGRVQCKLLGNVPFRLQEYESFSTILVDGRLDREQRDQYNLTIQARDNGVPSLQATKSFTVKITDENDNHPHFSKPYYQVIVQENNTPGAYLLSVSARDPDLGLNGSVSYQIVPSQVRDMPVFTYVSINPNSGDIYALRSFNHEQTKAFEFKVLAKDGGNPSLQSNATVRVIVLDVNDNTPVITAPPLVNGTAEVYIPRNAGVGYLVTVVKADDYDEGENGRLSYEMVEGDRGFFEIDQVNGEIRTTRAFGENAKTAYELIVVAHDHGKTSLSASALILIYLSPALDAQESIGSVNLSLIFIIALGSIAAILFVTMIFVAVKCKRDNKEIRTYNCRIAEYSYGHQKKSSKKKKISKNDIRLVPRDVEETDKMNVVSCSSLTSSLNYFDYHQQTLPLGCRRSESTFLNVENQNSRNAGSNHIYHHTFTGQSPQQPDLIINGMPLPETENYSFDSNYVNSRAHLIKSSTFKDLEGNSLKDSGHEESDQTDSEHDVQRGLYCDTAVNDVLNTSVPSMGSQVPEPDQSEGFHCREECRILGHSDRCWMPRNSVPSRAKSPEHGRNVIALSIEATTVDTEPYEDCSTKRTFATFGKEGSEPLADERAGNPKGKRTVDLPVCSPKVNGAVREAGNGCEAVSPVTSPLHLKSPLSSKPSASYNIMHCPGSRDLEPFVNTGPSRPTEAEPRGADSENIMHEINPLLQECREKDSPGVKRLKDIVL